DNA from Jeotgalibacillus haloalkalitolerans:
CATCGATCCATTCTGAATGCTCAAGCCTGAATGACACCATCCCGCCAATTCCCGGATAGATTACGTCTCTTACCTGCGGCTGCGTTTCAAGAAAGGCTGCTACTGCCGCTGCGTTCTGCTGATGGCGGTCCATTCTAAGGGCCAGTGTCTTCATTCCGCGTATTAACAACCATGAATCCATCGGCGAAAGGACGGCGCCTGCTCCGTTGTGGATCGCAAAAAGCTTTTCACAAATCTGTTCACCCTTCGCTGCAACCAGACCTGCAAGCACATCATTGTGACCACCGAGGTATTTTGTTGCACTGTGAATGACGATATCTGCTCCAAGCTCAATTGGACGCTGCAGGTAAGGCGTTAAAAATGTATTATCAACAATGAGATGAATCTGCTGATCGCGGGCAAAATCTGCTACCTGTCTAATGTCCGTTATTTTCATCAGCGGGTTTGTCGGCGTCTCCACAAAGACTGCCTTCACCCGCTCCGTACAGGCCTGCTGGAGTTCATCAGGATTGTTTGTATCAACATACACAAACTCTATGCCATAATGCTCGCTGTAATGATCAAATAAACGGTATGTGCCACCATACAAATCATCAGAAGCTAAAATGGTGTCTCCCGGTTTGTACATTGACAACACCAATTGAACAGCCGCCATTCCTGAGCTTGTTGCAAACCCCTGGTCCGCGCCCTCAAGTGCTGCAATCCCTTCTTCGAGGATCGCCCTCGTCGGATTTTTCGTTCTCGTATAGTCATAGCCGGTGGACTGTCCAAGTCCTTCGTGTCTGTAGGCCGTTGACAGATAGATTGGCGGATTCACCGTTCCCGTTAATTCTTCACTTCTGTTTCCAAGCTGGGCAAGGATGGTTTCAACTGATGTCATAAAAGCAGCTCCTTCAAAATCGTTCTGTATATACAGGAAAAGACCTTCTGATAAGAGAAGGTCTTAGTAAGCATTCTTCTTATCTTCAGGCTGATCGCCTGCTGGAATTAGCACCGTGCACTGCCGGTTGCTGAGGTTTCTAAGGGCCAGTCCCTCCACCTCTCTGGATAAGTTATGAAATTGTCTGAAAATAATAGTTGTTGTCTAGCCTACATCATATTGAGAGAATGTGCAAGATTTTTCACAGAAAAAAATGAAAATGAGAGGAAATATGTGGCTGGAATAAAGGTGGAGCGGGAAGAGCGATGTGACTGCAAATTTCAGGTATGTGAACTGAAATTACATACCCCTGGCCAAATGTGACCCCAATTTCCCGGAATCTGACCCTGGATTCTAAGTAACTGACCTGAAATTTCTAAAATGTGACCCGAAACCCGAGCAGCCCCTTTGAAAAGGAAAAACATCATAAAAACCGCACGCTGGTGTCAGGCAGCGTGCGGTTAAGGGAGGGGGCGTCGCTTTCTTCGGCGCCTTCTTTGTAAAAAGCCGGTGCGAAACGACTGTTTACAGGCTTATATAGTAAGTGCGACGTTTTATTTTTAATTGAGAATGAATCTCATTATTATTGTATACACAATTCAAATCTTTGTCCAGTCTTTAATCAATCTTTTTTTCACCATGGACATTTAAAAACTTTTCAAGGATCGGCTGAAAGCGGTTATGACTTTGCTCCACGTAGCCCGGATCCGCTCTTGGTCCTTCCATATCAACTGTTTTATCACGCTTTTCGATTTCCTGATCATCGTGATCAATCAGATTCTGAATGCCTTCCACCGTCATTTCAGGATGGAATTGAAATGCCAGAATGTGGTCTGTGTAAAAGCCCTGGACTGGTGTTATTTCGGATTTCCCTACCGGCTTAGTACCTTTGGGCAAATCATAAATATCACTGTGCCAGTGAAACATCGGGATGGTGAGCTGATCCACATCAAAGTCTTCAAGAAAAGAGGTATGCCAATTCAATTCTGCCCAGCCCATTTCATATTTTGGAAGACTCGAAACTTCTGTGCCAAGAATATGGGCAATCAATTGGGAGCCAAGGCAAATGCCTATGATTTTCCGCTTTTCATTGATTGCTTTTTCAATGTAATCCACTTCCTTTTGCATCCAGGCAGTTTCAGGCAGCTCCTGTACACTGTTCGGTCCACCTAAAATGACCAGCACATCCTGATCCTTCAGTACAGGGTAATCATCCGGTTTTTTCGCGTCTATATAATGGAGCTCGCAGCCCCAGGCTTTTGACCATTCTTCCAGATACCCCGCGTTGTCATACCAGACGTGCTGCAGACAAATAAACCTCATGACACATTCCTCTTTCCCATGACCTCAGTCATTAATTATTCGATGAACTTGCTGATGCTGCTGCACCTGCTGAGATCGCAGCAAGGACAGCCGCCTGCTGTGCCTGCAGGATCGACTCGATTGTTGATGCAAGTCCCACATCAAGCACGTTATTTTCCTCGACTTTTTTCTGAAGCACAAATCTCACAGCTGTCATAAAGCAAAGATCTTTATGCCATTTAAAGCTTTTAATGGCAACCAGCTGCTCATATGTTTCTTTCACTTCATTTAACAGCGCTGAGGGCGTCCCGGCAAGTGCCAGTACGCCGACAATCGGCAGATGATTACCGCGCAGCTTAATTTTGTTCGTCTTCAGGTCATCCAGCCAGGTAACTGTATTTTGTACGAGCAGCTGTCTGTTATCCTGTCGCCCGTATGTAAGAATCTGTGATAAGAACTGGCGGTTATTCCCCTTAGCCAGAACGATATGGAGCTGATCATAGTAATAAGCCATATCGTCGAGCAGTTCCTCCTCTTCCCCTTCTTCTTCTGCAAGCAGCACAGATAACGGATAATCTTCATGTGACGTTAAGAAGAAGTGCTGCTTTTTCATACCGCTGTACATACTTTTAGCGCGCTTCACGTGCTCATCCATTTCCTCTTCTGAACCTGTGTCGAGTGAAACGTAGAGGGCATACGCTGCAATGTAGGCATGCGGACTTCTTGAAAAACCTGCTTCGATCAACTTTTCATAGACAAGCATCATGTCATCAAATGATTTTTTCGGTTCATCAAAGTTTGATACCAGCAGCCCTGTCAGCATCAGCCGCAGATCTGCTGATTGAATATAGGAAAACTGGCTGGACTCTTTCTTGATTTTTTCATTTAAAGAAATCAGTCTCTTAAGTTCAAACGGCTTTTCAGCAGCCACCAGCTGACCGGCTAACATCATAAGCGATGTATTGCTGACACGCCAGCGGTATTTCTTTCTGAGCTGTTCATAAATTGACAGGTATTGTTTGATTTGCTCGTTTGTGTCCATTTGAATCACCCTTTTGACTTATTGTATAGCTTTTTTGCCATTACACCTGGCCAAGAAACGCTTCAAGCTGAGCTGAATCCTGAATTGACTGGTTACATTCCTTACTGTCATAGCAAATATACTGTCCGTAGGATTTCAGCCCCTCTGATTCACGCGGCTTATTCTGAATGCTTGTCAGCGCCACGTCACCAAAACGGTTGCATAGGCTGCAGATCCCTTTTTTAGCTGAAATCACATACCTTCCCTGTATTCCCTTCAACTTTCCATCTCTTACATATACAAAATACTGTTTACTCTGCCCGATATCCTTCCACCCAAGGTAAGTCAGTGCACGAAAATCCATATTTTCAAGATCAGGAACAGGTAATTTTTTCACCTTTGGAAAAAGCCCGCGTAAATCTGCAGGTGTCACGTCTGGAAATGATGTTCTGTATGGCATCAGATCCATCAGAAATTTCGTCCGCTCTTCTTCAGTTTCAAGGGATGCAATACCTGAAATCAGCTTCTCCTGATCAGGTGTCAGGTGTTGAAATATATCATGCACCTTTGCTTCTGCCGCTTCTTTTACCGCAGTTTTAACTCCCTCATCCGAAGTCACGTTCGCCTGCCTCTGCATACCGATAATCTGTGATTTAATCATATTAAATTGTTCATTAGAGATAAAATGCTCCATATAAAAAAGCCCCTTTACTTCATTTGAACTTATACTTTATATACTGTATATGTTACTCAATAGTTTCACGAATCCTCTGCTTCTTTATGCATATACCCCATTTTAAATACTTTGACGCATACTGCACCCACTGGCATATTTTATGTGTTGTATGTACACTGATAACAAATGACATGAAAAGGATTGATTAGTGATGAGGTTTGGCGTTGTCGGAACAAATTGGATTACAGATACTTTTATAGAAGGTGCGGGTGCAGCAGATCATGCAAGCGTAACGGCTGTATGTTCACGAAAGAAAGAAACAGCTCTTTCATATGCTGAGAAGCACCAGCTGTCTTATACATATACATCACTTGAGGAAATGTGTGAAGGCGGGGAGATTGATGCAGTATACCTCGCAACCCCTAATGCCGTGCATCACGAACAGGTATTAACCTGTCTTGAAAAAGGGATTCCAGTCCTTTGTGAAAAGCCGCTGACTGCTACAAAAGCACTTGCTGAAAAAATGATTGAAGCTTCTAAAACCCATCAGGTACTTCTGATGGAAGCAATGAAGTCAACAGTGATGCCCAACTTCCAGCGTGTAAAAGAATTGCTGCCTGAGATTGGTACGATCAGACAGGTCCGTTTTCAATACGGTCAGTACTCTTCCCGCTATGACAAATTCAAAGCCGGAGAGATTCTGAATGCTTTCAAGCCTGATATGGCTAACGGTTCACTGATGGACCTTGGCGTATATACGCTGTACCCGATCATTTCACTTTTCGGACCTCCAGATGCGGTTCAGTCAGACAGCACCGTTCTTCACACTGGCGTGGATGGACAGGGTGCCGTGCTTCTTTCATATGAAGGAATGAACGTCACAGCAGGCTACTCAAAAATTGCGGACAGCTTTCTTCCGAGTGAAATCGCCGGCGAAAAAGGTGCGATTCATATTGACCATATCAGTTCACCGGGTAAAGTGACACTTTTAACAAGAGATGGCGCTGTGGATCACACAACAGAGCAGACAAAGCCTTCAATGTCCTATGAAATAGAAGAATTCATCAAGACAGCGGAAGCAGGTAAAATCGAGTCGGATATTAACACACATGAAATTTCATTAAAGACAGTTGAATTGATGGAGCAGATCAGAAAACAGCAGGGAATTATTTACCCGCTTGATCGTGAATAAGTGGTTAAGATAGGAGCAATGAGCGGAAACGTTCATTGCTTTTTTGGTGTGGCGGGGGTGGGGTGCTGGCTTTAATTCCGACACGTATGGCGTTTATTCGATCACCTTTTAAAGGATTCAATCACCTTTTAGATTGATTAAGCCACCTTCCGTTGAGGCGGGCATTTATCGTACACCTTTTTTCTTATTTACATCACCTATCAGCTTTATTCATTCACCTTTTTGACTTTTCCACCACCCTTCCCATCCCGGCACCACGACCACCATGTCCCGCAACTTTACTGTAACAATTCCCGTAGCCTCTTCTGCACCTTCACTCCGCCAATCCGGATACCCCCTGCATGTAAGCGTTATCCGAATATTTCCTGCCGATTTAACCCTTGTGTCATATTTGTTAAAATGCTATGTTTTTAAAGGATTAATTTTAAGGAGGATTTACAAAGTGAATATAAAGAAGTTAAATATTCGTACCGTCTCTGCCGGTCTTTTAGCTGCAGCAGTTCTTGCAGGCTGTGGTGGTTCTGATGATTCTGCATCTGAAGAAACTACTGCGTGGGATGACATTCAGGAGGAAGGCGTGCTGAAGGTTGCTACTTCAGGAACACTTTATCCGACTTCGTTTTATGACGATGAAACAGATGAGCTGACTGGCTTTGAAGTAGAAGTTGTTAAAGAGCTTGCAAATCGCCTGGACCTTGAAGTGGAATGGGAAGAAATCGGTTTTGACGGCATGCTGACAGCTGTTAATACTGGTCAGGTTGACCTGGCGTCAAACGATATCGAAATTACAGAAGAAAGAGCTGAACAGTTTGCTTTTTCTACGCCAATTAAATATTCATATGGTACAGCAATTGTACGTGAGGACGACCTTTCAGGAATTGAAACATTCGAAGATCTTGAAGGTAAACGCGCGGCCGGTGCTGCTACTTCCGTTTATATGGATCTTGCACGTGAATACGGTGCTGAAGAAGTCATCTATGATAATGCGACAAACGAACAGTATCTGCGTGATGTATCAGTAGGTAACACTGATGTTATCCTGAATGATTATTACCTTCAGACACTTGCACTTCAGGCATTTCCTGACCTGGGCATTGTGATTCACCCTGATCTGCAGTACAGCCCTTCTGAAGTAGGACTTGTGATGAGTAAAGAAAATGAAGAGCTTGTTGAACAGGTAAACACTACACTTGAAGAAATGCTTGAGGATGGCACAATTGCTGAGATCTCAGGACAGTTCTTCGGTGGTGAGGATGTAACACAAAAACCTGATATTGATTTTGAAGAATAGATTTTGATAGAAAGGAGCGGTCGCTGTGGACGGAATCCGCTGGGATTTATTATTTAACCCTGAACTTGCCTGGGAGTCTCTTCCCTTTGTAATGTCGGGGATTGGTTATACGCTGCTGATTTCCATTGTCAGTATGGCGGCCGGTCTTGTTCTCGGCTTTTTTATCGCACTTGCCAGAACGTCAAAATTCGGCATTCTGAGCTGGCCTGCACGTACTTACATTTCCTTTATGCGGGGCGTGCCGATTCTTGTTATTTTATTTCTTTTGTATTTTGGTATGCCAGTGATTGGTGTGCAGATTCCAGCGGTCAATGCTGCGTTAATTGCTTTTAGTATTAACAGTGCAGCCTACATTGCTGAAATTATCAGATCATCGCTGTCTTCGGTGGATAAAGGGCAGTGGGAGTCCTCTAAAGCTTTAGGGCTTACTTATTGGCAGACAATGTATGGCGTGGTACTTCCACAGTCAGTCAGAATTGCCATACCGCCTCTTGGTAATGTATATGTTGATATTATCAAAGCGACTTCTCTTGCTGCGATTATTACGGTGCCTGATATTTTTCAGCGTGCGCGTATCGTTGGCGGCCGGGAATTCGATTTTATGACCATGTACATTGTGGTTGCGCTGATCTATTGGGGAATCTGCTCACTGATGACTGTATTCCAGAATTATCTCGAAAAACGTTATGAAGAGTATCTATAGAAAACGCTCGCCGGACAATTAATCCGGCGAGCATTTTTTTATGATCCGGTAAAAATCAGATAAGATACAACAAAGTACCCAATTACAATTAACAGTGAAGGCAACACATACGTAAACGTAGAACTTGCCTTCTTTTTAACGACTGAGAACATCACAATGATCGACAGAATCGTCACACCGATGGCAGTGAAAATGTGCGAATCCGATACAGCTGACAGAATTGATCCGCCGCGGTAAAATACATCAGATCCTGCGATAATCAGCATGTTAAAGATGTTACTTCCGAGAATCGATCCCAGTGCCAGGTTCACATTCTTCAGACGCAGTGCGACAAACACAGCAACTGCTTCAGGCAGTGACGTTGTCGCCGCGATCAAAAAGCTCCCGACAAAGCTTGAACCAAGCCCTGTAACAACAGCAATCTCATCACCCATAATCGACAGCACTGTACCTGCTCCCATAATGACCAGTGCAGCAATGATAAATCCGATGACAGCATGCTTGACACTCATTGAAAAGCTTGCCGCTACCTCTTTATCCTCTTCACGCGGAATTGACGGCTCCACCCCTCCAGAGTTGTCAGGAATCTTACTGATAATAATCATCCCGATGATATAAGCCCCTGCAATAATGAATGCATCAAGACCAATTCCTAAGAACGTCGTATCTATTCTCAGGTAAAGTGCAATCAGCGTTAAGACAGTTAGCAGCAGACCGAGACCCGCTGTATATAAATGACTGTTACTCGCATCTAAAAACAGACGCTTCTTACGGAAAAACAAATCAAAACCAGCGATAATAAATAAGTTGAACAGGTTTGACCCCAGCATATTTCCAATTGCAATATCCGGATTATCAATCACAACAGCTGATAAACTCGTTGTTACTTCCGGTAAAGATGTGGCACCAGCTAATAGCAGCGTTCCGACAAGCATGCCGCCCATCGCTGTCTTCGTACTGATGACATCTGCATATGTGGATAATTTAATCGCTGCGTAAACAGTTACAACAGCAGCTAATAAAAACCATACAAAAACCAATGAAATTCCTCCTCAAATACTGTTAACGAAAAAAGACCCTTTTATGAGCGCTCATTTTACTTGAGAACTCATAAAAAGGTCTTGCGTACTCTGTGTGTGACAGAGCTCAATGAACCGAGCAGAAATTCTGCCGTAATGACGATTCATTGACCCGTGAAGGTCGCTACTCCCCTTTTTAGGGACTTATTCGTTTCTACTAATATACCATAGCCTGCGTGCTTTGAAACCTATTAAGCTAATTCTTTTGTTTTAATCCCCGATCATCTATCAGTTTTTTCAGCTTCTCCAGATCTTCTTTCAGCTTCTCTTCCAGACTGCGATTATAAAAGATAGCGGCAGGATGAAAAGTCGGAAAGATCTCATAGGTCTCTTCAGTCCATTTAAAAGTGCTGTCCTCCGGGCTTTCTAAAAACTGGACCGGCTGCTTCAATAGCTGACCATGAACCTGTGACACCTTTTTATCTTTTCCGGCAAGCCGCTGGAGTCCAATATTACCGAGCGTCACAATGAGCGGCGCATTTACGTTTTTCACTTCGTAATCCAGTATGGGTGCATGCGCTTTTATTTCACCGGCAGTCGGTGCACGATTATATTTTCTGTCAATCATTTCCCCGCTGCTGCGGTCTTTCTTTTGACCCCATTTATACGGACGGCTTCTGACGGCACTTGTGATATAGACATCGTCTCTTGTCAGGCCGAGGAAATCAAGCGACTGCATCAGTTCTTTCCCGGCTCTTCCGCTAAATGGGATGCCGTTATGTATTTCAGTTTCTCCCGGCGCTTCACCGACGAGCATGATGACGGGATTGTCGGGCCCTTCTCCATATACGAAACCTTCTACGGGGTAATCTTTGATCCGCTCTTTCCCCTGTTGTGCGAGTGATTCAGGAATTCTCATAAAAAGCACCTCCATGCTTTTTCATTCCCTGAAATGTTTCTATTCAAAACAAAGGCTGTAAAAGAGTCCCTACTCTAAACGCTGCCTATTTCCGTGAGGGGCTGCGCTTTCCGCACCCGGGCGGCAAGCCTCCTCAATGCTCCGCATTTCCGGGGTCTCTTCTGCCCTTCCCCGGTGCAGGAGTCTCCGCCCCTCACTCCAATAGACAGCTCAGATAGCTTTAAAACTTAAAAGACTGTTAAAGGTCTATGAATAAAACTATTTTTTATTATGATTAACTCTCAATACAGCGAAACGTAAAAAAAAGCCTGAGAAAATGATCTCCCAGGCTTCTTCAATCATCTTATGCTTCTTCGTTAAATGTCTCT
Protein-coding regions in this window:
- a CDS encoding methionine biosynthesis PLP-dependent protein: MTSVETILAQLGNRSEELTGTVNPPIYLSTAYRHEGLGQSTGYDYTRTKNPTRAILEEGIAALEGADQGFATSSGMAAVQLVLSMYKPGDTILASDDLYGGTYRLFDHYSEHYGIEFVYVDTNNPDELQQACTERVKAVFVETPTNPLMKITDIRQVADFARDQQIHLIVDNTFLTPYLQRPIELGADIVIHSATKYLGGHNDVLAGLVAAKGEQICEKLFAIHNGAGAVLSPMDSWLLIRGMKTLALRMDRHQQNAAAVAAFLETQPQVRDVIYPGIGGMVSFRLEHSEWIDAFLRSIKVISFAESLGGVESFITYPATQTHADIPEAEREAKGVCSRLLRFSVGIEQSEDLITDLKQALEAAGKGGDHL
- a CDS encoding type 1 glutamine amidotransferase; the encoded protein is MRFICLQHVWYDNAGYLEEWSKAWGCELHYIDAKKPDDYPVLKDQDVLVILGGPNSVQELPETAWMQKEVDYIEKAINEKRKIIGICLGSQLIAHILGTEVSSLPKYEMGWAELNWHTSFLEDFDVDQLTIPMFHWHSDIYDLPKGTKPVGKSEITPVQGFYTDHILAFQFHPEMTVEGIQNLIDHDDQEIEKRDKTVDMEGPRADPGYVEQSHNRFQPILEKFLNVHGEKKID
- a CDS encoding DUF4003 family protein produces the protein MDTNEQIKQYLSIYEQLRKKYRWRVSNTSLMMLAGQLVAAEKPFELKRLISLNEKIKKESSQFSYIQSADLRLMLTGLLVSNFDEPKKSFDDMMLVYEKLIEAGFSRSPHAYIAAYALYVSLDTGSEEEMDEHVKRAKSMYSGMKKQHFFLTSHEDYPLSVLLAEEEGEEEELLDDMAYYYDQLHIVLAKGNNRQFLSQILTYGRQDNRQLLVQNTVTWLDDLKTNKIKLRGNHLPIVGVLALAGTPSALLNEVKETYEQLVAIKSFKWHKDLCFMTAVRFVLQKKVEENNVLDVGLASTIESILQAQQAAVLAAISAGAAASASSSNN
- a CDS encoding FusB/FusC family EF-G-binding protein, producing MEHFISNEQFNMIKSQIIGMQRQANVTSDEGVKTAVKEAAEAKVHDIFQHLTPDQEKLISGIASLETEEERTKFLMDLMPYRTSFPDVTPADLRGLFPKVKKLPVPDLENMDFRALTYLGWKDIGQSKQYFVYVRDGKLKGIQGRYVISAKKGICSLCNRFGDVALTSIQNKPRESEGLKSYGQYICYDSKECNQSIQDSAQLEAFLGQV
- a CDS encoding Gfo/Idh/MocA family protein encodes the protein MRFGVVGTNWITDTFIEGAGAADHASVTAVCSRKKETALSYAEKHQLSYTYTSLEEMCEGGEIDAVYLATPNAVHHEQVLTCLEKGIPVLCEKPLTATKALAEKMIEASKTHQVLLMEAMKSTVMPNFQRVKELLPEIGTIRQVRFQYGQYSSRYDKFKAGEILNAFKPDMANGSLMDLGVYTLYPIISLFGPPDAVQSDSTVLHTGVDGQGAVLLSYEGMNVTAGYSKIADSFLPSEIAGEKGAIHIDHISSPGKVTLLTRDGAVDHTTEQTKPSMSYEIEEFIKTAEAGKIESDINTHEISLKTVELMEQIRKQQGIIYPLDRE
- a CDS encoding transporter substrate-binding domain-containing protein — translated: MNIKKLNIRTVSAGLLAAAVLAGCGGSDDSASEETTAWDDIQEEGVLKVATSGTLYPTSFYDDETDELTGFEVEVVKELANRLDLEVEWEEIGFDGMLTAVNTGQVDLASNDIEITEERAEQFAFSTPIKYSYGTAIVREDDLSGIETFEDLEGKRAAGAATSVYMDLAREYGAEEVIYDNATNEQYLRDVSVGNTDVILNDYYLQTLALQAFPDLGIVIHPDLQYSPSEVGLVMSKENEELVEQVNTTLEEMLEDGTIAEISGQFFGGEDVTQKPDIDFEE
- a CDS encoding amino acid ABC transporter permease yields the protein MDGIRWDLLFNPELAWESLPFVMSGIGYTLLISIVSMAAGLVLGFFIALARTSKFGILSWPARTYISFMRGVPILVILFLLYFGMPVIGVQIPAVNAALIAFSINSAAYIAEIIRSSLSSVDKGQWESSKALGLTYWQTMYGVVLPQSVRIAIPPLGNVYVDIIKATSLAAIITVPDIFQRARIVGGREFDFMTMYIVVALIYWGICSLMTVFQNYLEKRYEEYL
- a CDS encoding sodium:calcium antiporter, with the protein product MVFVWFLLAAVVTVYAAIKLSTYADVISTKTAMGGMLVGTLLLAGATSLPEVTTSLSAVVIDNPDIAIGNMLGSNLFNLFIIAGFDLFFRKKRLFLDASNSHLYTAGLGLLLTVLTLIALYLRIDTTFLGIGLDAFIIAGAYIIGMIIISKIPDNSGGVEPSIPREEDKEVAASFSMSVKHAVIGFIIAALVIMGAGTVLSIMGDEIAVVTGLGSSFVGSFLIAATTSLPEAVAVFVALRLKNVNLALGSILGSNIFNMLIIAGSDVFYRGGSILSAVSDSHIFTAIGVTILSIIVMFSVVKKKASSTFTYVLPSLLIVIGYFVVSYLIFTGS
- a CDS encoding uracil-DNA glycosylase yields the protein MRIPESLAQQGKERIKDYPVEGFVYGEGPDNPVIMLVGEAPGETEIHNGIPFSGRAGKELMQSLDFLGLTRDDVYITSAVRSRPYKWGQKKDRSSGEMIDRKYNRAPTAGEIKAHAPILDYEVKNVNAPLIVTLGNIGLQRLAGKDKKVSQVHGQLLKQPVQFLESPEDSTFKWTEETYEIFPTFHPAAIFYNRSLEEKLKEDLEKLKKLIDDRGLKQKN